The following proteins are co-located in the Pseudomonas fluorescens genome:
- a CDS encoding EAL domain-containing response regulator yields MKPLSILIVEDHPLQHIYLQHLLSELGDFMLETAEDGKEALERLRQRDFDLVLTDLLMPGMDGVQFIQCLASLRCKPALAIMSAASRRMLMAASLVAKNLDVEVIGLISKPVAADALRSLVEQLRNKVRKPSPELPEHMDIDRHTLVQAMSSGQFQAWFQPKKSLANGRIVAAEALVRWMHPEQGVMLPAAFLPAIKAFELEERLLWLVLKQAIHAQEHWRQRGYEIPVSINLPTHLLNSHDLADRLLEFVLHHDGIPGMICFELMECSVPQDISNFYAGACRLRIKGFGLSQDDFGKGYSSYLNLVSTPFTELKIDQALVQGSHDNEGIAQALASIIALGRKLGLTVVAEGVETPQQLALLRKIDCNQVQGFLISHAVSSDQFQQLLNNDGPATSH; encoded by the coding sequence ATGAAGCCCCTTAGTATTTTGATTGTTGAGGACCATCCCCTGCAGCACATCTACCTGCAGCACTTGCTCAGTGAGTTGGGGGATTTCATGCTCGAGACCGCCGAGGACGGCAAAGAGGCGCTGGAGCGACTGCGCCAGCGCGACTTCGACCTGGTTCTGACCGACCTGCTGATGCCCGGCATGGACGGCGTGCAGTTTATTCAGTGCCTGGCCAGCCTGCGCTGCAAACCGGCGCTGGCGATCATGAGTGCGGCGTCGCGGCGCATGTTGATGGCGGCCAGCCTGGTGGCGAAAAACCTCGACGTGGAAGTGATCGGGCTGATCTCCAAACCGGTTGCCGCCGATGCCTTGCGCAGCCTGGTGGAACAGCTCAGGAACAAGGTACGCAAGCCCTCCCCCGAATTGCCCGAACACATGGACATCGACCGTCACACGCTGGTTCAGGCCATGAGCAGCGGCCAGTTCCAGGCTTGGTTCCAACCGAAAAAATCCTTGGCCAACGGCCGTATTGTCGCTGCCGAAGCCCTGGTGCGCTGGATGCACCCGGAGCAAGGCGTGATGCTGCCTGCCGCATTCCTGCCGGCGATCAAGGCATTTGAACTGGAGGAACGGCTGTTGTGGCTGGTGCTTAAACAAGCCATCCACGCTCAAGAGCATTGGCGCCAGCGCGGCTATGAAATTCCGGTCTCCATCAACTTGCCCACTCACCTGCTCAACAGTCACGACCTGGCTGACCGTTTATTGGAGTTCGTGCTGCACCACGATGGCATCCCGGGGATGATCTGTTTCGAATTGATGGAGTGCTCGGTGCCGCAGGACATCAGTAATTTCTATGCCGGTGCCTGCCGTCTGCGCATCAAGGGCTTCGGCCTGTCCCAGGATGATTTTGGCAAAGGCTACAGCTCGTACCTGAACCTGGTGTCGACGCCGTTTACCGAACTCAAGATCGACCAGGCGCTGGTCCAGGGCAGTCACGACAACGAAGGCATTGCCCAGGCGTTGGCGAGCATCATCGCGCTGGGCCGCAAACTCGGGCTCACCGTGGTCGCCGAAGGCGTCGAGACCCCTCAGCAATTAGCCCTGCTGCGCAAAATCGACTGCAATCAAGTACAGGGTTTCCTGATTTCCCATGCGGTCTCTTCGGACCAATTTCAGCAATTACTGAACAATGATGGCCCCGCGACATCTCACTAG
- a CDS encoding response regulator has protein sequence MKKFNVVIADDHPIVLLGVRELVERDTRFQVVGEAVCSAGLIELLQRQGADIVITDYNMPGDSPYGDGLKLVEYLKRHFPQVQILILTMISNHLILTRLQELGVVGIIQKSQLHTEIQLALKAIAQQSAYRSLEPPKTSVIETLTAIDERFTSLSPKEFEILRLFISGMSVSDIARSQNRSSKTISAQKISAMRKLEVSSDQDLLAYCLARNIFN, from the coding sequence ATGAAAAAATTCAACGTGGTAATCGCGGACGATCACCCGATCGTGTTGCTTGGCGTTCGCGAACTGGTGGAGCGCGACACGCGCTTTCAAGTGGTCGGCGAAGCCGTGTGCTCGGCCGGCCTGATCGAGCTGTTGCAGCGCCAGGGCGCCGACATTGTGATCACCGATTACAACATGCCGGGCGACTCGCCGTACGGCGATGGCCTGAAGCTGGTGGAATACCTCAAACGGCATTTCCCACAGGTACAGATCCTGATCCTGACGATGATTTCCAACCACCTGATACTCACGCGCCTGCAGGAGCTGGGCGTGGTCGGCATCATTCAGAAAAGCCAGTTGCACACCGAGATTCAATTGGCGCTCAAGGCGATTGCACAGCAGAGCGCCTATCGCAGCCTGGAACCGCCCAAGACGTCAGTGATCGAGACCCTGACGGCGATCGACGAGCGCTTCACCAGCTTGTCGCCCAAAGAGTTCGAGATCCTGCGCTTATTTATTTCCGGCATGAGCGTGAGTGATATTGCGCGCAGCCAGAACCGAAGTTCCAAAACCATCAGCGCACAAAAAATATCGGCCATGCGCAAACTTGAAGTGAGCAGCGACCAGGACCTTCTTGCGTATTGCCTGGCGCGTAACATTTTCAACTAA
- a CDS encoding ATP-binding protein, with product MRLKSYLLQINPVLSRPEAARRLLRIFATVLLVGILSGVYTFLLSTFNNDISQRRGYMSSAIAEAHTFFTNRQALLESLSLSAVRKQSRLYPSSPEEQHLELGNSPGNQWSIWLTARMRDYLKAKQLNLLYVSPDPSPQVTRLYDATAQVLPISKCMLNRLKALQHSDPATLNELWLSDNTEHHSHLYIFIRLDDRDANSGWLGLEMESREVSLTLSDQSAGAFMMLNSQGMLVFTNSPDTKLSRQHLKPDEESFFGFVGSGLLPDHLVIRKHLKSSEWQLMYSIDLRAVVTGLWKQLLGSLLFCLFSLMLIWLVMRRVDQRFIIPSIHRIQALIESEAFGRDVIQTAPVALCVLRRTDGQVVLENTLAQQWLGNGPEREALRAGWIEQAFANGPSERSDYFETIDGRHLYLSSAPTRYKGEDVLFCAFSDISARKQVEAALEEARHSADAANAAKTLFLATMSHEIRTPLYGVLGTLELLARTQLDSQQKDYLHAIEGSSSTLLQLICDVLDVSKIEAGQLALELSEFSPLDLVHEIIQGYAAAAQGKGLQLYACFDPKLPERLIGDVTRIRQILNNLLNNAVKFTDYGRVVLRVKVLGRDGERSSLLWQVSDTGKGIAQEDQAMIFEPFYQSEGNTNVVAGTGLGLPICQRLTELMNGNIRMVSELGLGSSFSLILPLEEAPTTPMPALLAETIYVASPIPELANSVSGWLRRWGARAQTGLPTLPDNHLLLQVHPGSVDPLLVPEWPGPVIHVSSNASTAVEAEAGAWHVNLNHLGAIHQAVSQAQGLWVARADEQTRQRDLNKLNLHLLVAEDNIINQLILRDQLEELGCTVELAADGQEALQLYTAGNFDVVLTDVNMPHINGYELARELRRLGSPLPIIGATANAMRGEADLCLAAGMNHCLVKPFALRALFNSLAPYARNTHEAP from the coding sequence ATGCGATTGAAAAGTTATCTGCTCCAGATCAACCCCGTCCTCTCCCGACCCGAAGCAGCCAGAAGGCTGCTTCGTATTTTTGCGACCGTGCTGCTCGTCGGCATCCTGAGCGGGGTCTATACCTTTCTGCTCTCGACCTTCAATAACGACATTTCCCAGCGCCGCGGCTACATGAGCAGCGCCATCGCCGAAGCCCATACCTTTTTCACCAATCGCCAGGCCCTGCTCGAAAGCCTGAGCCTGTCGGCGGTGCGCAAGCAGTCGCGGCTTTACCCGTCCTCGCCGGAAGAACAACACCTGGAGCTGGGTAATTCACCCGGCAACCAATGGAGCATCTGGCTGACCGCACGCATGCGTGACTACCTCAAGGCCAAGCAACTGAACCTGCTCTATGTGAGCCCCGACCCCAGCCCGCAGGTGACGCGGCTGTACGACGCGACTGCACAGGTATTGCCGATTTCCAAGTGCATGCTCAACCGCCTCAAGGCCCTGCAACACAGCGACCCGGCCACGCTCAACGAGCTATGGCTGAGCGACAACACCGAACACCACTCGCACCTGTACATCTTCATTCGCCTGGACGACCGTGATGCCAATTCCGGCTGGCTCGGCCTGGAAATGGAGAGCCGTGAGGTGTCCTTGACTCTCAGCGACCAGAGCGCCGGGGCGTTCATGATGCTCAACTCCCAAGGCATGCTGGTCTTCACCAACAGCCCTGATACGAAACTGAGCCGGCAACACCTGAAACCCGACGAAGAGAGCTTCTTCGGTTTTGTCGGCAGCGGCCTCTTGCCCGACCACCTGGTGATCCGCAAGCACTTGAAGTCTTCGGAGTGGCAACTGATGTACTCCATCGACCTGCGCGCAGTGGTCACCGGCTTATGGAAACAGCTGCTCGGTTCGCTGCTGTTCTGCCTGTTCAGCCTGATGCTGATCTGGTTGGTGATGCGCCGGGTCGACCAGCGTTTCATTATTCCCTCGATCCATCGCATCCAGGCACTGATCGAAAGCGAAGCATTTGGCCGTGATGTGATCCAGACCGCGCCCGTCGCGCTCTGTGTGCTGCGCCGCACCGACGGCCAGGTGGTGCTGGAAAACACCCTGGCCCAGCAGTGGTTGGGCAACGGCCCGGAGCGCGAAGCATTGCGCGCCGGCTGGATCGAGCAAGCCTTTGCCAACGGCCCGTCCGAACGCAGTGACTACTTTGAAACCATCGACGGCCGCCACCTGTACCTGAGCAGCGCACCGACCCGCTATAAAGGCGAGGACGTGCTGTTTTGCGCGTTCAGCGACATCAGCGCGCGCAAGCAGGTCGAGGCGGCGCTTGAAGAAGCGCGGCATTCGGCAGATGCCGCCAACGCCGCAAAGACGTTGTTCCTGGCAACCATGAGCCATGAAATCCGCACGCCGCTGTATGGCGTGTTGGGCACCCTGGAACTGCTGGCGCGCACCCAACTCGATAGCCAACAGAAAGACTACCTGCACGCCATCGAGGGCTCGTCGTCGACCCTGCTGCAATTGATCTGCGATGTGCTGGATGTGTCGAAGATCGAGGCCGGGCAACTGGCCCTGGAGTTGAGCGAATTCTCACCGCTGGACCTGGTCCACGAAATTATCCAGGGCTATGCCGCAGCCGCCCAAGGCAAGGGCCTGCAACTGTATGCCTGCTTCGACCCGAAGTTGCCGGAACGGCTGATCGGCGACGTGACACGCATCCGCCAGATTCTCAACAACCTGCTCAACAACGCGGTGAAATTCACCGACTACGGGCGCGTGGTGCTGCGGGTCAAAGTGCTGGGCCGCGATGGCGAACGCTCCAGCCTGCTGTGGCAGGTTTCAGACACCGGCAAAGGCATCGCCCAGGAAGACCAGGCGATGATTTTCGAACCGTTTTACCAGAGTGAAGGCAACACCAACGTGGTCGCCGGCACCGGCCTGGGCCTGCCGATCTGCCAGCGCCTGACGGAATTGATGAACGGCAATATCCGTATGGTCAGCGAACTCGGCCTGGGCAGCAGCTTCAGCCTGATCCTGCCGCTGGAGGAAGCGCCCACCACGCCGATGCCCGCGTTGCTGGCCGAGACCATCTACGTGGCCTCGCCGATCCCGGAGTTGGCGAACTCCGTCAGCGGCTGGTTGCGCCGCTGGGGCGCGCGGGCCCAGACCGGTCTGCCGACGCTGCCGGACAACCATCTGCTGCTGCAAGTGCATCCCGGCAGCGTCGACCCGTTGCTGGTGCCGGAGTGGCCGGGGCCGGTGATACACGTGAGCAGCAACGCCTCTACCGCCGTGGAAGCCGAAGCCGGCGCCTGGCACGTCAACCTCAACCATCTGGGTGCGATTCACCAGGCCGTGAGCCAGGCACAAGGGCTGTGGGTGGCGCGTGCCGATGAACAAACGCGCCAGCGCGACCTGAACAAACTCAACCTGCACCTGCTGGTGGCCGAAGACAACATCATCAACCAGTTGATATTGCGTGACCAACTCGAAGAACTCGGCTGCACCGTGGAGCTGGCGGCCGATGGTCAGGAAGCGTTGCAGCTGTACACCGCCGGCAACTTCGACGTGGTGTTGACCGATGTGAACATGCCCCACATCAACGGCTATGAACTGGCGCGCGAACTGCGCCGCCTGGGCTCACCGTTGCCGATTATCGGGGCCACCGCCAACGCCATGCGCGGCGAGGCCGACCTGTGCCTGGCCGCCGGCATGAACCACTGTCTGGTCAAACCCTTTGCGTTGCGGGCTCTATTCAACTCCCTGGCGCCTTATGCACGGAACACTCATGAAGCCCCTTAG
- a CDS encoding fimbrial protein, with protein MKKFSLAVIASAIIAASGSAFAADPAPTPTLGGSGKITFTGVINNDACSVDGANSDRTISVDMGNVSIKDMGTAENPTAGRVTAKDFNLNVNCNQGTKVAMIFDANNGGSGLVTGKKVLALNPGSATAQNVGIALLDSKGGLIDLSSPSTARIESTMHGAGTAGGDATLSFAAAYVTTAATNASTAGRGDATLPFILQYE; from the coding sequence ATGAAGAAGTTTTCCCTGGCTGTTATCGCCTCGGCCATTATCGCCGCTTCCGGCAGCGCTTTTGCCGCTGATCCTGCACCGACGCCAACCCTGGGCGGCAGCGGTAAAATCACTTTCACCGGCGTGATCAACAACGACGCGTGCTCGGTTGACGGCGCGAACTCCGACCGTACCATTTCGGTGGACATGGGCAACGTGTCGATCAAAGACATGGGCACCGCGGAAAACCCAACTGCCGGTCGCGTCACCGCCAAAGACTTCAACCTGAACGTCAACTGCAACCAGGGCACCAAAGTCGCGATGATCTTCGACGCCAACAACGGCGGTTCGGGCCTGGTCACCGGCAAAAAAGTACTGGCCCTGAACCCAGGTTCGGCGACTGCACAAAACGTCGGTATCGCCCTGCTCGACAGCAAAGGCGGCCTGATCGACCTCAGCTCGCCAAGCACCGCGCGCATTGAAAGCACCATGCACGGCGCCGGCACTGCAGGCGGCGACGCCACCCTGAGCTTCGCAGCCGCCTACGTCACTACCGCTGCAACCAACGCCTCCACGGCCGGTCGCGGTGACGCAACCCTGCCGTTCATCCTGCAATACGAATAA
- a CDS encoding hybrid sensor histidine kinase/response regulator, which translates to MKHNNAILEAFTRSSLRLNKGLMVLIGIALLLVLTNYWSLQRGIETRYGATLFHFARLMENLQEQESYLRSLTHPGIQAELLRATNVQVSLKSRMVDNRRTLYEGQKYSFSVPFSAKFDEQQVSAAARPQIFALGAHLTSYYSAFWSSSPYEAPQTFLLNRQANYTITVPSVGYQRRESTEETGNLVAVVNAVQNTLEQTPQPLEQDRVYWQAGPESEHLLAYIGLPLDGQGQVVIGTLLDLALADDVQRALDHSAFDRFTLIAPDGTRLIGPETEAPLSDGMHITANGFEFKITQAGQQPWSAVYGLNYSHFFHSALWPLSTLALLFGSLIALGWAGSRWYRRQVITPARLAHEHIAESVAFSRVIIDTAPTGLCVVRRSDGKVLIENQRAQQWPGSARLVAAMAGTHDSAESGETHLEIEGRHLQIGFVSTRYQAENVRLYAFNDITLHIEDAQALEEARHAADAANKAKTLFLATMSHEIRTPLYGVLGTLELLGLTDLDAHQKTYLHTIQRSSGTLFQLISDVLDVSKIESGQMAIEAVDFCPLDLLEDTLHTYTASAQRKGLQLYSCIDAQLPDCVMGDPMRIRQILNNLVSNAIKFTDVGRVVIRVRVMALDADNVELEWQVTDSGVGIPEAQQAKLFDLFYQAPDTASEGGAGLGLPICRWLAQMMDGEIRVVSEPGLGSSFTLKMRLPRCCGTLTNLPQIEPSATPVYVQAPVRELAQSMSDWLNRLGIAAALAATSPEKDSRQAVLVDLLPNESAKPWAGQRVLCLPGAHSPPLHTAQGWVVDMHDIRSIAATVSLAQHGKHEQPAAARPQSAGQLGLRILVAEDNPVNQAIIKEQLEALGCSVSLAANGEQALQLWQPQAFDLVLTDVNMPLMNGYELARTLREHDPQLPIIGVTANAMREEGVRCLAVGMNAWIVKPLSLQTLRGQLVKLCKVKPPLAPVTAVFDDSVQLSDKMRPLFISSVQHDLQRIGVALAQRDAHGLGQLLHSTAGALGAVQALSLAQACIELESALNRGSLDTPLELKVKTVMQRLSAVLESLQPGHTSLT; encoded by the coding sequence ATGAAGCACAACAACGCGATCCTCGAAGCCTTTACCCGCAGCTCGTTGCGCCTGAACAAAGGCCTGATGGTGCTGATCGGGATCGCGTTGCTGTTGGTCCTCACCAATTACTGGTCACTGCAACGAGGGATCGAAACCCGTTACGGCGCAACGCTTTTTCACTTCGCGCGGCTGATGGAAAACCTGCAGGAGCAAGAGTCGTACCTCAGGAGCCTGACGCATCCAGGCATCCAGGCCGAACTGCTGCGTGCCACCAACGTTCAGGTCAGCCTGAAAAGCCGCATGGTCGACAACCGCCGTACGCTCTATGAAGGCCAGAAGTATTCGTTTTCAGTGCCATTCAGCGCCAAGTTCGATGAGCAGCAAGTCAGCGCCGCCGCCAGGCCGCAGATTTTTGCCCTGGGCGCGCACCTGACCAGCTACTACAGCGCCTTCTGGTCCTCGTCACCGTACGAGGCGCCGCAAACCTTTTTGCTCAACCGCCAGGCGAACTACACCATCACCGTTCCCTCCGTGGGCTACCAGCGTCGGGAAAGCACCGAGGAAACCGGCAACCTGGTGGCGGTGGTCAACGCCGTGCAAAACACCCTGGAGCAAACGCCGCAACCGCTGGAGCAGGATCGCGTGTATTGGCAGGCCGGTCCCGAGTCCGAACACTTGCTGGCGTACATCGGCCTGCCTCTGGATGGCCAGGGCCAGGTGGTGATCGGCACCTTGCTCGACCTGGCCCTGGCCGACGATGTGCAGCGCGCCCTCGACCACTCGGCGTTTGATCGCTTCACCCTGATTGCCCCCGACGGCACGCGGTTGATCGGGCCAGAAACCGAAGCGCCACTCAGCGATGGCATGCACATCACCGCCAATGGCTTCGAATTCAAGATAACCCAAGCGGGTCAGCAGCCGTGGAGCGCGGTGTATGGCCTGAACTACTCGCACTTCTTCCACTCCGCGTTGTGGCCGCTGAGTACCCTGGCCCTGCTCTTCGGCAGCCTGATTGCCCTGGGCTGGGCCGGCAGCCGCTGGTACCGGCGCCAGGTCATCACCCCAGCGCGCCTGGCCCACGAACACATAGCCGAAAGTGTCGCGTTCAGCCGCGTGATCATCGACACCGCGCCCACCGGCCTGTGCGTGGTGCGGCGCAGCGACGGCAAAGTGCTGATCGAAAACCAGCGCGCGCAACAGTGGCCGGGCAGCGCACGCCTGGTGGCGGCCATGGCCGGTACCCACGACAGCGCCGAGAGTGGCGAGACGCACCTGGAAATCGAAGGCCGGCACCTGCAAATCGGCTTTGTGTCGACCCGCTATCAGGCCGAGAACGTGCGCCTGTATGCGTTCAACGACATCACCCTGCATATCGAAGACGCCCAGGCGTTGGAAGAAGCGCGCCACGCCGCTGATGCGGCCAACAAGGCCAAGACGCTGTTCCTGGCGACCATGAGCCATGAAATCCGCACACCGCTGTATGGCGTGCTTGGCACCCTGGAATTGCTCGGCCTCACGGACCTGGACGCGCACCAGAAAACCTACCTGCACACCATCCAGCGTTCGTCGGGCACGCTGTTTCAGCTGATCAGCGATGTGCTGGACGTGTCGAAAATCGAGTCCGGGCAAATGGCGATAGAAGCCGTGGATTTCTGCCCGCTGGACCTGCTCGAAGACACTCTCCACACTTACACGGCCTCCGCCCAGCGCAAGGGTTTGCAACTGTACAGTTGCATCGACGCGCAGTTGCCGGACTGCGTGATGGGTGACCCGATGCGCATCCGCCAGATCCTCAATAACCTGGTGAGCAACGCCATCAAGTTCACCGATGTCGGACGCGTGGTGATCCGCGTCAGGGTCATGGCGCTGGATGCCGACAACGTTGAGCTGGAATGGCAAGTCACCGACTCCGGCGTCGGCATTCCCGAGGCGCAGCAAGCCAAGCTGTTCGATCTTTTTTACCAGGCACCGGACACCGCGAGCGAAGGCGGCGCCGGGCTGGGCCTGCCGATTTGCCGCTGGTTGGCGCAGATGATGGACGGAGAAATCCGCGTGGTCAGCGAGCCCGGCCTGGGCAGCAGCTTTACCCTGAAAATGCGCCTGCCACGGTGTTGCGGCACGCTGACCAACCTGCCGCAGATCGAACCCAGCGCGACGCCGGTGTATGTACAGGCACCGGTGCGCGAATTGGCGCAGTCGATGAGTGACTGGCTCAACCGCCTGGGCATTGCGGCCGCCCTGGCGGCGACCAGCCCCGAAAAGGACAGCCGCCAGGCGGTGCTGGTGGACCTGTTGCCCAACGAGTCCGCCAAACCCTGGGCCGGTCAACGTGTGCTCTGCCTGCCGGGTGCACACAGCCCGCCGCTGCATACGGCGCAAGGCTGGGTGGTGGATATGCACGACATACGCAGCATCGCCGCCACCGTCTCACTGGCGCAGCACGGCAAGCATGAGCAACCTGCGGCAGCGCGACCACAAAGCGCCGGGCAGTTGGGGCTGCGCATCCTGGTGGCCGAGGACAACCCGGTCAACCAGGCGATCATCAAGGAACAGCTGGAAGCGCTCGGTTGCTCGGTGAGCCTGGCCGCCAACGGCGAACAGGCGCTGCAACTGTGGCAACCGCAGGCCTTCGACCTGGTGCTGACCGACGTGAATATGCCGCTGATGAACGGCTATGAACTGGCCAGGACCTTGCGCGAGCATGACCCGCAATTGCCGATTATCGGCGTGACCGCCAATGCGATGCGCGAGGAAGGCGTGCGTTGCCTGGCAGTGGGCATGAACGCCTGGATCGTCAAACCCTTGAGCCTGCAAACCCTGCGCGGCCAGTTGGTCAAGCTGTGCAAGGTCAAGCCGCCGCTCGCGCCTGTCACGGCGGTATTCGACGACAGCGTGCAGCTGTCGGACAAGATGCGCCCGCTGTTCATCAGTAGCGTGCAGCATGACTTGCAGCGCATCGGCGTGGCGCTGGCGCAGCGTGATGCCCATGGCCTCGGCCAGTTGCTGCATTCGACCGCCGGTGCCCTCGGCGCAGTGCAGGCGCTGAGCCTGGCCCAGGCCTGCATCGAATTGGAAAGCGCGCTTAACCGCGGCAGCCTCGACACCCCGCTTGAGCTCAAGGTGAAGACTGTGATGCAGCGTCTGTCGGCCGTTCTGGAGTCTCTCCAGCCCGGGCACACTTCACTTACTTGA
- a CDS encoding fimbrial biogenesis chaperone: protein MLPRSIAACLGLLGMLMATQAAASISLNATRIVFDGDHKEANITVRNGNQDVLIQSWVDMNDASGSRAPFAVTPPLARVFAKEQQLLRILYEGKGMPTDRESVVWLNVQEIPKASETENTLQLAIRQRIKIFYRPAGLTGSALQAPAQLEWTLAKHGSQTLLQVKNPTLYHVSMADIKVQAQLASDSTMIAPGEEKQFPLSAPIASGAVQLSFSSINDYGAQNHYTAAVSGVASHATEARLKP, encoded by the coding sequence ATGCTGCCTCGTTCTATCGCCGCATGCCTGGGGCTGCTGGGCATGCTTATGGCTACCCAGGCCGCCGCCAGCATTTCACTGAATGCCACCCGTATCGTATTCGATGGCGACCACAAGGAAGCCAACATCACCGTGCGCAACGGTAACCAGGATGTGTTGATTCAATCCTGGGTCGACATGAACGACGCCAGCGGCAGCCGTGCGCCGTTTGCCGTCACCCCGCCACTGGCGCGGGTATTCGCCAAGGAACAACAACTGCTGCGCATTCTGTACGAAGGCAAAGGCATGCCCACGGACCGTGAGTCGGTGGTGTGGCTCAACGTGCAGGAAATCCCCAAGGCCAGCGAAACCGAGAACACCTTGCAGTTGGCGATCCGCCAACGCATCAAGATTTTTTACCGCCCTGCCGGCCTCACCGGCAGCGCGCTGCAAGCACCTGCACAGCTCGAATGGACGCTGGCCAAACACGGCAGCCAGACGCTGTTGCAGGTGAAAAACCCGACGCTGTACCACGTGTCCATGGCGGACATCAAAGTGCAGGCGCAACTGGCCAGCGACTCCACCATGATTGCGCCCGGCGAGGAAAAACAGTTCCCGCTCAGTGCGCCAATCGCCAGCGGCGCAGTGCAGTTGTCGTTTTCCAGCATCAATGACTATGGCGCGCAGAACCACTACACCGCCGCTGTGTCAGGCGTTGCCTCGCACGCTACTGAAGCGCGCCTCAAACCCTAA